A region of Pyxidicoccus parkwaysis DNA encodes the following proteins:
- a CDS encoding FAD-dependent monooxygenase produces the protein MDEVVEVGIVGGGPTGLLLACELALAGVRVRVFERRTEPVRESRALTMHPRSLEVLALRGLEERFLSQGRPLPTGHFGMLDTRLDFSGLDTTYRFTLFLPQAVTEALLEERARELGVDLRRGHAVEELLQDVESVELSGTTEGRPFRCHARYVVGADGARSIVRQLAGIAFPGTDTTRTSMLGDVTLGSPPASPFLALTNARGGVVIVPLGPGIHRIIVTDSEREGTPLKEPVTLDELRASITRIAGSDLGMREPRWLSRFGNETRLAERYRAGRVLLAGDAAHMHFPAGGQGLNVGLQDAMNLGWKLAAVLKEGAPDALLDSYHRERHGVGHALLRNTEAQAALMGFTPETLALRELMNGLLKHPAVNRQLAEHLGGLDVRYPALDVLGSTNEASLLPEWTGRRLPDLELQRFVGGTQRLYSALHGGRWLRLQVTLSTRMFPDTVAGMEPSWRPRAEFLYARPAQEGELLQGVGWMLIRPDGHVARAWA, from the coding sequence ATGGACGAAGTCGTCGAGGTGGGAATCGTCGGAGGTGGACCGACGGGATTGCTGCTGGCGTGCGAGCTGGCGCTGGCGGGAGTCCGGGTCCGCGTGTTCGAGCGACGCACGGAGCCGGTGCGTGAATCACGTGCGCTGACGATGCATCCGCGCTCCCTGGAGGTGCTCGCGCTGCGGGGCCTGGAGGAGCGGTTCCTGAGCCAGGGCCGGCCGCTGCCCACCGGGCACTTCGGGATGCTCGACACGCGGCTGGATTTCTCCGGGCTCGACACGACGTACCGCTTCACCCTGTTCCTCCCGCAGGCGGTGACAGAAGCGCTGCTGGAGGAGCGGGCGCGCGAGCTGGGCGTGGACCTGAGGCGCGGGCACGCAGTGGAAGAGCTGCTGCAGGACGTGGAGAGCGTGGAGCTCTCCGGCACCACCGAGGGACGGCCGTTCCGCTGCCACGCGAGGTACGTGGTGGGCGCGGATGGGGCGCGCAGCATCGTCCGTCAGCTCGCGGGCATCGCGTTTCCTGGAACGGACACCACCCGGACCTCCATGCTGGGAGACGTGACGCTCGGCTCGCCACCGGCCTCACCCTTCCTCGCGCTTACCAATGCGCGAGGCGGCGTGGTCATCGTCCCGCTCGGCCCGGGCATCCACCGCATCATCGTCACGGACTCGGAGCGGGAGGGCACGCCGCTGAAGGAGCCCGTCACGCTCGATGAGCTGCGCGCCAGCATCACCCGCATCGCCGGCTCAGACCTCGGCATGCGCGAGCCCCGGTGGCTGTCGCGCTTCGGGAACGAGACGCGGCTCGCGGAGCGCTACCGGGCCGGACGCGTGCTGCTCGCGGGAGACGCGGCGCACATGCACTTCCCGGCGGGCGGCCAGGGCCTCAACGTGGGCCTGCAGGACGCGATGAACCTGGGCTGGAAGCTCGCGGCCGTGTTGAAGGAAGGCGCGCCGGACGCGCTGCTGGACAGCTACCACCGGGAGCGCCACGGCGTGGGCCACGCCCTCCTGCGCAACACGGAGGCGCAGGCCGCCCTCATGGGCTTCACGCCCGAGACGCTGGCCCTGCGCGAGCTGATGAATGGACTGCTGAAACACCCCGCAGTGAATCGGCAGCTCGCGGAGCACCTGGGTGGGCTCGACGTGCGCTACCCGGCGCTGGACGTCCTCGGGTCCACCAACGAGGCCTCACTGCTGCCGGAGTGGACAGGCCGGAGGTTGCCCGACCTGGAGCTGCAGCGCTTCGTCGGCGGAACCCAGCGCCTCTACTCCGCCTTGCATGGAGGCCGGTGGCTGCGGCTCCAGGTGACACTGAGCACGCGAATGTTCCCCGATACGGTGGCGGGAATGGAGCCGTCGTGGAGGCCCCGCGCCGAGTTCCTCTACGCGCGTCCCGCGCAGGAGGGAGAGCTCCTCCAGGGGGTGGGCTGGATGCTCATCCGCCCGGACGGGCACGTGGCGCGGGCCTGGGCGTGA
- a CDS encoding TetR/AcrR family transcriptional regulator C-terminal domain-containing protein produces MRIQREQAVRAAWTLVDEIGVDGMTMRALAQALEIQAPSLYWHFPSKQVLLETMADALLEDVGREQDADAGWEAVVKGVAGELRRAFMSHRDGARVYAGTAVVSENTLRVSDLLIGALGRAALKPREASWAAFSVLDYVLGFTIEEQSLGAQKAEGPPVAERIRALAKGRFPHVAAAADAIVDPDFDARFAFGLELLVSGLRNRKPRR; encoded by the coding sequence ATGCGAATCCAACGAGAGCAGGCGGTCCGCGCGGCGTGGACGCTGGTGGATGAAATCGGCGTGGACGGGATGACGATGCGCGCGCTGGCGCAGGCGCTCGAAATCCAGGCGCCGTCGCTCTACTGGCACTTCCCCAGCAAGCAGGTGCTGCTGGAGACGATGGCGGACGCACTGCTCGAGGACGTGGGCCGCGAGCAGGATGCGGACGCCGGATGGGAAGCGGTGGTGAAGGGCGTGGCCGGTGAGCTGCGGCGCGCATTCATGAGCCACCGCGATGGCGCCCGCGTCTATGCCGGCACCGCCGTGGTGTCGGAGAACACGCTGCGCGTCAGCGACCTCCTCATCGGCGCGCTGGGTCGGGCGGCCCTGAAGCCGCGCGAGGCGAGCTGGGCTGCCTTCTCCGTCCTCGACTACGTGCTCGGCTTCACCATCGAGGAGCAGTCGCTCGGCGCGCAGAAGGCGGAGGGCCCTCCGGTGGCCGAGCGGATTCGGGCGCTCGCCAAGGGGCGCTTCCCCCACGTCGCGGCGGCGGCTGACGCCATCGTCGACCCGGACTTCGACGCGCGCTTCGCCTTCGGGCTGGAGTTGCTGGTGTCCGGACTGCGGAATCGCAAGCCCCGGCGCTGA
- a CDS encoding SDR family NAD(P)-dependent oxidoreductase produces MDTELKGKGVLVTGGAGGIGSALTRAFHEEGAKVAVHYHSNAKGAEALAREVGGAAVRADLTVEADVDALVPSAVSALGRLDVLVCNAGVWPRPDEPVWQMSLERWRRTLAENLDSVFLSCRAFLRHVATTGTGNIVIISSTAGLFGEAGHSDYAAAKGALAGGFVKSLKNELGRIAPLGRVNVVCPGWTAVERHGDKMNDPSFVKRVTRTMPLRKVGQPEDVARVVVSLASDRISGHVTGETITVAGGMEGRVLHDT; encoded by the coding sequence ATGGACACGGAGCTGAAGGGCAAGGGCGTACTCGTCACGGGCGGCGCGGGCGGAATCGGCTCGGCGCTGACTCGCGCGTTCCACGAGGAGGGCGCGAAGGTGGCGGTGCACTATCACTCCAACGCGAAGGGCGCGGAGGCGCTGGCTCGCGAGGTGGGTGGCGCGGCGGTGCGCGCGGACCTGACGGTGGAGGCGGACGTGGACGCGCTGGTGCCTTCGGCGGTTTCCGCGCTCGGGCGGCTGGACGTGCTGGTGTGCAACGCGGGCGTGTGGCCCAGGCCCGATGAGCCGGTGTGGCAGATGTCGCTGGAGCGCTGGCGCCGCACGTTGGCGGAGAACCTGGACAGCGTGTTCCTCTCCTGCCGCGCCTTCCTGCGGCACGTGGCCACCACGGGCACGGGCAACATCGTCATCATCAGCTCCACGGCGGGGCTGTTCGGCGAGGCGGGGCACTCGGACTACGCGGCGGCGAAGGGCGCGCTCGCGGGCGGCTTCGTGAAGAGCCTCAAGAATGAGCTGGGGCGGATTGCTCCGCTGGGCCGCGTCAACGTGGTGTGCCCCGGGTGGACGGCGGTGGAGCGGCACGGCGACAAGATGAACGACCCGAGCTTCGTGAAGCGGGTGACGCGCACCATGCCGCTGCGCAAGGTGGGGCAGCCCGAGGATGTCGCGCGCGTGGTGGTGTCGCTCGCGTCAGACCGCATCTCCGGCCACGTCACGGGGGAAACCATCACCGTGGCGGGTGGCATGGAAGGACGGGTGTTGCATGACACTTGA
- a CDS encoding class I SAM-dependent methyltransferase — MTLDVDVRQFNREAWNRQVEKGDRWTLPVGPEVIAAARRGEWSVVLTPNKPVPRAWFGELKGRDVLCLAGAGGQQAPVFAAAGARVTVLDNSPGQLGQDRKVAEREGLELRLVEGDMRDLSAFEDGSFDLVFHPCSNCFVDTIRPVWREAYRVLRPGGTLLSGICNPIIYLFDPDKEKAGVLQLKYKMPYSDFTSLTAEERAQRYPDEPLVFAHSLEDQLGGQTDAGFAMTGFYEDTHVAGDKLSEYLSGFIATRAVKPVTR, encoded by the coding sequence ATGACACTTGACGTCGACGTGCGGCAGTTCAACCGAGAGGCGTGGAACCGGCAGGTCGAGAAGGGAGACCGGTGGACCCTGCCGGTGGGCCCGGAAGTCATCGCCGCGGCGAGGCGCGGGGAGTGGAGCGTGGTGCTCACCCCCAACAAGCCCGTGCCCCGCGCCTGGTTCGGAGAGCTGAAGGGCAGGGACGTGCTGTGCCTCGCGGGTGCGGGCGGGCAGCAGGCGCCGGTCTTCGCGGCGGCGGGCGCGAGGGTGACGGTGCTGGACAACTCGCCGGGACAGCTCGGGCAGGACCGCAAGGTGGCCGAGCGCGAGGGCCTGGAGCTCCGGCTGGTGGAGGGCGACATGCGGGACTTGTCCGCCTTCGAGGACGGCAGCTTCGACCTCGTCTTCCACCCGTGCTCCAACTGCTTCGTGGACACCATCCGCCCCGTGTGGCGTGAGGCGTACCGCGTGCTGCGGCCCGGAGGCACGCTGCTGTCCGGCATCTGCAACCCCATCATCTACCTGTTCGACCCGGACAAGGAGAAGGCGGGCGTCCTGCAACTCAAGTACAAGATGCCCTACTCGGACTTCACCAGCCTCACGGCCGAGGAGCGCGCCCAGCGCTATCCGGACGAGCCCCTCGTCTTCGCGCACTCGCTGGAGGACCAGCTCGGTGGGCAGACGGATGCGGGCTTCGCGATGACGGGCTTCTATGAGGACACGCACGTCGCCGGGGACAAGCTGTCCGAGTACCTCTCCGGCTTCATCGCCACGCGCGCGGTGAAGCCCGTGACGCGGTAG
- a CDS encoding DUF6940 family protein, with the protein MATPQGLSFRSETLDARTTRYQLMQDGSPVSWRRLTRLLIESFEVCDLFTRTLAESPLESFFWETVPVSATTHERPFEMVLVDAPALRKVAADPTAFAAQLSPGRGLVHGFSNLGGDARLIVPGEMGPRQTYAHLARFVREASEMQTRSLWRAMGGEVESAWLRAPAPVWVSTSGLAVPWLHLRIDSRPKYYSHAPYRSEPA; encoded by the coding sequence ATGGCGACACCCCAGGGCCTCTCGTTCCGGAGTGAGACGCTGGACGCGCGAACCACGCGCTATCAGCTCATGCAGGACGGTTCGCCCGTGTCCTGGCGCCGGCTCACGCGACTGCTCATCGAGTCCTTCGAGGTCTGCGACCTCTTCACCCGAACGCTCGCGGAGAGTCCCCTCGAGTCGTTCTTCTGGGAGACAGTCCCAGTCAGTGCCACAACGCACGAGCGGCCCTTCGAGATGGTGCTGGTCGACGCGCCCGCGTTGCGCAAGGTGGCCGCGGACCCCACGGCCTTCGCGGCGCAGCTGTCCCCGGGGCGCGGGCTGGTGCACGGCTTCAGCAACCTGGGCGGGGATGCGCGGCTCATCGTTCCCGGCGAAATGGGCCCCCGCCAGACCTACGCCCACCTCGCTCGCTTCGTACGCGAGGCTTCGGAGATGCAGACTCGGAGTTTGTGGCGTGCGATGGGCGGCGAGGTCGAATCCGCGTGGCTTCGCGCGCCCGCTCCCGTCTGGGTGAGCACGTCCGGGCTCGCGGTGCCGTGGCTGCACCTGCGCATCGACTCGCGGCCCAAGTACTACTCGCACGCGCCCTACCGCTCCGAGCCCGCGTGA
- a CDS encoding ChaN family lipoprotein: MRDSLALHLALFRRQRAQLARVVDGQTDAFRAYEARYRRRTAGYRRIVTLPAVHQQVQAADVVYVGDYHTLPLAQQTYLTLVERALASGRRVVLALECVEGRHQASLDAWRTGRLQERALFERLGLAASGNGFGSAMGTRAVLAFARRHKLEVVGIDRRAQGERSLALRDAYAAERIARVARAEDRPLVMVLVGQYHVAPCHLPAQVERALGSDVRRGLVVYQNAEGIWWRLAREGHVGAAEAVELADGALCLLNASPVVCQQSFLDYLEAEAGDAPLVDRSAAERFREMSELIGRLAGVPVVRALDSVDVATAADGDVLARIQRRGRFTHSELAQLRRHILSRESGYIPRARTAYLASMSLNHAAEEAAHFVRHCAVGDAMEAPRRASEAFYARCMEEALGFFGSKLVNPRRTCPGLAEWAKRFGETRGVDRQIAAFVLAHKAAETEGPEEAVKLLPLRKDRLFHGVSHALGYLLGDRLYQAFDAGRVAKVEVQALFRDPFEDPRGAYFTWAGRLGA, from the coding sequence ATGCGCGACTCGCTGGCCTTGCACCTCGCACTGTTCCGCCGCCAGAGGGCGCAGCTCGCCCGGGTGGTGGACGGTCAGACTGACGCCTTCCGCGCCTACGAGGCGCGCTACCGGCGGCGCACCGCCGGCTACCGGCGCATCGTCACGCTGCCCGCCGTGCACCAGCAGGTGCAGGCCGCGGACGTGGTCTACGTGGGCGACTACCACACGCTGCCGCTCGCGCAGCAGACGTACCTGACGCTGGTGGAGCGCGCGCTCGCCTCGGGCCGCCGCGTCGTCCTCGCGCTCGAGTGCGTGGAGGGCCGGCACCAGGCCTCGCTGGACGCGTGGCGCACGGGCCGCCTGCAGGAGCGCGCCCTCTTCGAGCGGCTGGGGCTCGCCGCGAGTGGCAACGGCTTCGGCTCCGCCATGGGCACGCGCGCGGTGCTCGCCTTCGCGCGGCGGCACAAGCTGGAGGTGGTGGGCATCGACCGGCGCGCGCAGGGAGAGCGCTCGCTCGCGCTGCGTGACGCGTACGCCGCAGAGCGCATCGCCCGCGTGGCGCGCGCGGAGGACCGGCCGCTCGTCATGGTGCTGGTGGGCCAGTACCACGTGGCGCCGTGCCACCTGCCCGCGCAGGTGGAGCGTGCGCTCGGCTCGGACGTGCGTCGCGGCCTCGTCGTGTACCAGAACGCGGAAGGCATCTGGTGGCGGCTGGCGCGCGAGGGACACGTGGGCGCGGCGGAGGCGGTGGAACTGGCGGACGGTGCGCTGTGCCTGCTGAATGCCTCTCCCGTCGTGTGTCAGCAGAGCTTCCTGGACTACCTGGAGGCGGAGGCCGGTGACGCGCCGCTGGTGGACCGCAGCGCGGCGGAGCGCTTCCGGGAGATGTCCGAGCTGATTGGCCGGCTGGCCGGCGTGCCCGTGGTGAGGGCGCTGGACTCGGTGGACGTGGCGACGGCGGCGGACGGTGACGTGCTGGCGCGCATCCAGCGGCGCGGACGCTTCACGCACTCGGAGCTGGCGCAACTGCGGCGGCACATCCTCTCGCGCGAGAGTGGCTACATCCCCCGCGCGCGCACGGCGTACCTCGCGTCCATGTCGCTGAATCATGCGGCGGAGGAGGCGGCGCACTTCGTCCGGCACTGCGCGGTGGGAGACGCCATGGAGGCGCCACGCCGCGCGTCCGAGGCCTTCTACGCGCGGTGCATGGAAGAGGCGCTGGGCTTCTTCGGCTCGAAGCTCGTCAATCCGCGGCGCACGTGCCCCGGGCTCGCCGAGTGGGCGAAGCGCTTCGGTGAAACGCGGGGCGTGGACCGGCAGATTGCGGCCTTCGTGCTGGCCCACAAGGCCGCGGAGACGGAGGGCCCCGAGGAGGCGGTGAAGCTGCTCCCCTTGCGCAAGGACCGCCTCTTCCACGGCGTCAGCCACGCGCTGGGCTACCTGCTGGGCGACAGGCTCTACCAGGCCTTCGACGCGGGCCGCGTGGCGAAGGTGGAGGTGCAGGCGCTCTTCCGCGACCCGTTCGAGGACCCGCGCGGTGCGTACTTCACCTGGGCCGGGCGCCTGGGGGCCTGA
- a CDS encoding TIGR04563 family protein, whose translation MATTDHRKQSLYFPEDMLEEIQREATRQDRSLSWIVQQAWKVARGDIRKMPSVNDVLSPPPRPAPAPVASAVPSSTAAPVVAAAAASPSDESK comes from the coding sequence ATGGCAACGACCGACCATCGCAAGCAGAGTCTCTACTTTCCCGAGGACATGCTGGAGGAGATCCAGCGCGAGGCGACGCGGCAGGACCGCTCGCTGTCCTGGATTGTCCAGCAAGCGTGGAAGGTGGCTCGCGGCGACATCCGGAAGATGCCTTCCGTGAATGACGTGCTGAGCCCGCCTCCCCGCCCCGCGCCGGCCCCTGTGGCCTCCGCAGTGCCCTCCTCGACGGCGGCGCCCGTGGTGGCCGCAGCCGCGGCCTCGCCTTCGGACGAGTCCAAGTAG
- a CDS encoding TIGR04563 family protein, which translates to MAGTDKRKQSLYFPEEMLKEIQEEATRQDRSLSWVVQQAWKIARERIKSFPAVNDVTGDERQDPREE; encoded by the coding sequence ATGGCAGGCACTGACAAGCGCAAGCAGTCGCTGTACTTCCCCGAGGAGATGCTGAAGGAGATCCAGGAGGAAGCGACCCGCCAGGACCGCTCCCTGTCGTGGGTCGTTCAGCAGGCGTGGAAGATCGCCCGTGAGCGCATCAAGTCGTTCCCGGCCGTCAACGACGTGACTGGCGATGAGCGCCAGGACCCGCGGGAGGAGTAG
- the tilS gene encoding tRNA lysidine(34) synthetase TilS translates to MPRTRSQPPPLTKTLETAYRRLGLEGRSVLLAVSGGADSTALLVGTARLARTLRLRVEVATLDHGLRPESQAEVRAVARLAAEQGLPCHVRELHLRPGPALEARAREARYAMLEALRRERGLEAVATAHTASDQAETLLMRLARGSSLRGAGGIQASRAGLVRPLLEHTRGDVLAFLEAEGVAFWTDPMNADPSFFRTRIRQDALPALSRAAGYGVEARLAAFARHAAEDDALLSRMADEAWQRLLLKDGALDATGVRALEAPLRRRVLARLLDEAGVPAEDATLSRALFAVEHGGTASLGRRLVLRASSGRVRCVGPTPARITAVLHLEGGGARGALEGTGWGFCVEPAPPPSGVWSLALAKGTRWPLTVRTRQPGDRVRTPAGQRKLQDLLVDFRVPAEVRGAWPVVVDAGGEVLWLPGLWAPAPPGSPSGLSLWATPPGPSIQRTPPLCSGSSKESGDGRGPLNS, encoded by the coding sequence ATGCCTCGCACTCGCTCCCAACCCCCGCCGTTGACGAAGACGCTGGAGACGGCCTACAGGCGCCTCGGCCTCGAGGGCCGCTCGGTGCTGCTCGCCGTCTCGGGAGGCGCGGACTCCACGGCGCTGCTGGTGGGCACCGCGCGCCTCGCCCGCACGCTGCGGCTGCGCGTGGAAGTGGCGACACTGGACCATGGCCTGAGACCCGAGTCGCAGGCGGAGGTGCGGGCGGTCGCCCGGCTGGCCGCCGAGCAGGGCCTGCCCTGTCACGTGCGCGAGCTGCACCTGCGCCCGGGCCCGGCCCTGGAGGCGAGGGCGCGCGAGGCCCGCTACGCGATGCTGGAGGCGCTGCGCCGCGAGCGGGGGCTGGAGGCCGTGGCCACCGCTCACACGGCGAGCGACCAGGCGGAGACGCTGCTGATGCGGCTGGCGCGCGGCAGCTCGCTGCGCGGCGCGGGCGGCATCCAGGCCTCGCGCGCGGGGCTCGTCCGTCCGCTCCTGGAGCACACGCGCGGGGACGTGCTCGCCTTCCTGGAGGCGGAAGGTGTCGCCTTCTGGACAGACCCGATGAACGCGGACCCCTCCTTCTTCCGCACACGCATCCGCCAGGACGCGCTGCCGGCCCTGTCTCGCGCGGCGGGCTACGGCGTGGAGGCGCGGCTGGCGGCCTTCGCGCGGCATGCGGCGGAGGACGACGCGCTCCTGTCGCGCATGGCGGACGAGGCGTGGCAGCGGCTCCTGCTGAAGGACGGCGCCCTGGACGCGACGGGCGTGCGCGCGCTGGAGGCGCCGCTGCGAAGGCGCGTGCTCGCCCGGCTGCTGGACGAGGCGGGCGTGCCGGCGGAGGACGCCACGCTGTCGCGCGCGCTCTTCGCGGTGGAGCACGGCGGCACGGCCTCGCTGGGACGGCGGCTCGTGCTGCGCGCGTCGAGCGGGCGCGTGCGCTGCGTGGGCCCGACGCCCGCGCGCATCACCGCCGTGCTGCACCTGGAAGGCGGGGGCGCGCGCGGCGCATTGGAAGGCACCGGCTGGGGCTTCTGCGTGGAGCCGGCGCCGCCGCCCTCGGGCGTATGGAGCCTGGCGCTCGCGAAAGGGACGCGCTGGCCGCTCACCGTACGGACGCGCCAACCGGGCGACCGGGTCCGCACCCCGGCGGGACAACGGAAGCTTCAAGACCTGTTGGTTGACTTTCGGGTGCCCGCGGAGGTTCGCGGCGCGTGGCCGGTGGTGGTGGACGCCGGGGGAGAGGTGCTGTGGCTCCCCGGGCTGTGGGCACCCGCGCCCCCAGGCAGTCCCTCCGGACTGTCCCTGTGGGCGACGCCTCCGGGTCCGAGCATTCAGCGGACCCCTCCGTTATGCAGTGGAAGCAGTAAAGAGAGCGGGGATGGCCGCGGCCCCCTAAATAGTTGA